One region of Termitidicoccus mucosus genomic DNA includes:
- a CDS encoding TonB-dependent receptor plug domain-containing protein produces the protein MHTAPSLRPSHPSSPFLGSPDMQVLPSLPLRVAATMFLAAVLTAGLPGQAVNPAPGESANPDASASANDHKKEEEVVVMDVFTVERERDHGYQATSTLAGSRMATLLKETPAVISVLTKEFMDDVGVTDISELASWGPNVYVDEVDTNSAYTESLVNFGRPVVTRGISSNQGRARNYFISIVPGDVFETEAIEIARGPNAALYGDGSLGGLVSTATKRAKLQRDFAKVEVKPDSWGGIRTSMDTNASMGRFAALRANFLYESMEGWRDAQYSERRATQISATFRPFKRTQLFVEYSGGHGESSAPRENFKDMYSTYNPNWDWSDTTRLKTDYSSSINGPYYTAAEYALLANNQVKYAWDTSDAPVAADRVTANVAPADVGIGRNVGTVSPHLVFMSNNDPYNPARSIPLMNWADAVRSSGLGTNYPIYPTQSENAAIYTGRENYPMSLPSREYSHTPSKTPLGESDWYLWGAYLTQSIGNLAIEVGMNLQHRDSSNFLSGINEVIYYDLNEYLPERKDALTTGTNETAENTNPNAGRAFTDTHYARAYSRNWAKDFRLMLAYPLRLGFMEQRIVGILGRREEYTDYTTKGWVRTNNGSIDTDANRVYVRRYLDDGDAPILSEPRSFGAYEVDYLTYDRSLSKTRMNYMQAAMQGRYWDGILSTTLGIRHDDYKQDLTDRINGRGGIGDPTYDPGTGTWSYVNPSTIAINPSDPANNDVRFLWRGDNPVRANDGDPTNDYPSSFGMNSAMAGVVLWPVKWLGLFANYSEGFTSAAKANDIHGNPIEQPRNKGVDLGLKFELFDGKISGRIGYYKSKSRGANSSFANGLADSFATNTNGSDMWDRAKEIYLSAYNATQEQQWLDKYDRAEQLDAAMRAYVDSIDIDANGWELDFTLNPTRAWAITLNGALTDNAQNNAMPDTKAYWNEHLPEWLELANTEAGHAGAYNATVAGRMSEGIAYVDMVLRNKRDGRPLNGTPDYTANIFTSYTFLYGPLKGLRVGAGAQFIGPRILGIKKYWDPDVRNGVPDADGNPTDKNAAGQEVPRGYWREEPGYGYKTDSSVLANAMLRYTFKLWRREFVLQLNISNLLGFDEYIYSGGVGNATASMNYNWAQLDEHGMPVKKAASAKIDDSGTTTNIQYAGGAQIPTGFRYSVPRKFILTLSTSF, from the coding sequence ATGCACACCGCTCCCTCCCTCCGCCCATCCCATCCTTCCAGCCCGTTCCTCGGCTCGCCGGACATGCAAGTCCTCCCCTCGCTTCCCCTCCGCGTCGCGGCCACCATGTTCCTTGCCGCCGTCCTGACCGCCGGATTGCCCGGACAAGCGGTGAACCCCGCCCCTGGCGAGAGCGCAAACCCCGATGCCAGCGCCAGCGCAAACGACCACAAAAAGGAAGAGGAAGTCGTCGTGATGGATGTCTTCACTGTCGAGCGCGAGCGCGACCACGGCTATCAGGCCACCAGCACGCTCGCCGGCTCGCGCATGGCCACACTCCTCAAGGAAACACCGGCGGTCATCAGCGTGCTCACCAAGGAGTTCATGGACGACGTCGGCGTCACCGACATCTCCGAACTGGCCTCATGGGGACCGAATGTTTACGTGGACGAGGTTGACACCAACAGCGCCTACACCGAAAGCCTCGTGAATTTCGGACGCCCCGTGGTCACACGCGGCATCTCCAGCAACCAGGGCCGCGCGCGCAATTATTTCATCAGCATTGTGCCCGGCGATGTGTTCGAGACCGAGGCCATCGAAATCGCCCGAGGCCCCAACGCTGCCCTCTACGGCGACGGCTCGCTCGGCGGCCTCGTCAGTACCGCAACCAAGCGCGCCAAGCTCCAGCGCGACTTCGCCAAGGTTGAGGTGAAGCCCGACAGTTGGGGCGGCATTCGCACGAGCATGGACACCAACGCCTCGATGGGCCGCTTCGCCGCCCTCCGCGCGAACTTCCTCTACGAAAGCATGGAGGGCTGGCGCGACGCGCAATATTCCGAGCGCCGCGCCACGCAAATCTCGGCCACCTTCCGTCCGTTCAAGCGCACGCAGTTGTTCGTCGAGTATTCCGGCGGCCACGGCGAAAGCAGCGCGCCGCGCGAGAATTTCAAGGACATGTATTCCACCTACAATCCCAACTGGGATTGGTCCGACACCACGCGACTCAAAACCGACTATTCCAGCTCTATCAATGGCCCCTATTACACCGCCGCCGAATACGCTCTCCTTGCCAACAACCAGGTCAAATACGCTTGGGACACCTCCGACGCCCCCGTCGCCGCCGACAGGGTCACCGCCAATGTCGCCCCCGCCGATGTCGGCATCGGGCGCAACGTCGGCACCGTCAGCCCCCACCTCGTTTTCATGAGCAACAACGACCCCTACAACCCAGCCCGCTCCATTCCGCTCATGAACTGGGCCGACGCCGTCCGCTCCTCTGGTCTCGGCACCAATTACCCCATTTATCCCACGCAGTCCGAGAACGCCGCCATCTACACCGGACGCGAAAATTACCCCATGTCGCTCCCCAGCCGCGAATACAGCCACACTCCGAGCAAGACGCCCCTCGGCGAGTCCGACTGGTATCTCTGGGGTGCCTACCTCACCCAAAGCATCGGCAACCTCGCTATTGAGGTCGGCATGAACCTCCAGCATCGCGACTCCAGCAACTTCCTCTCTGGCATCAACGAGGTCATCTACTACGACCTCAACGAATACCTCCCCGAGCGAAAGGACGCCCTCACCACTGGCACGAACGAAACCGCTGAAAACACCAACCCTAACGCTGGCCGCGCCTTCACCGACACGCACTACGCCCGCGCCTACTCCCGCAATTGGGCTAAGGACTTCCGCCTCATGCTCGCCTACCCCCTCCGCCTCGGCTTTATGGAGCAGCGCATCGTCGGCATCCTCGGACGCCGCGAGGAATACACCGACTACACCACCAAGGGTTGGGTCCGCACCAACAACGGCAGCATAGACACCGATGCCAACCGCGTCTATGTCCGCCGCTACCTCGACGACGGCGACGCTCCTATCCTCAGCGAACCACGCAGCTTCGGCGCCTACGAGGTGGACTACCTCACCTACGACCGCTCACTCTCCAAAACCCGCATGAACTACATGCAGGCCGCCATGCAGGGCCGCTATTGGGACGGCATCCTCTCCACCACCCTCGGCATCCGCCACGACGACTACAAACAGGACCTCACCGACCGCATCAACGGCCGCGGCGGCATCGGCGACCCCACTTACGACCCCGGCACCGGCACATGGAGCTACGTCAACCCTAGCACCATCGCCATCAACCCCTCCGACCCCGCGAACAACGACGTCCGCTTCCTCTGGCGCGGCGACAATCCCGTCCGCGCCAACGACGGCGACCCCACCAACGACTACCCCTCCTCCTTCGGCATGAACTCCGCCATGGCCGGCGTCGTTCTCTGGCCCGTCAAATGGCTCGGCCTCTTCGCCAACTACTCCGAAGGCTTCACCTCCGCCGCCAAGGCCAACGACATCCACGGCAACCCCATCGAGCAACCACGCAACAAAGGCGTGGACCTCGGCCTCAAATTCGAGCTCTTCGACGGCAAAATCTCCGGCCGCATCGGCTACTATAAAAGTAAATCCCGCGGCGCCAACAGCAGCTTCGCCAATGGCCTCGCCGACTCCTTCGCCACCAACACCAACGGCTCCGACATGTGGGATCGGGCCAAGGAAATCTACCTCTCCGCCTATAACGCCACCCAGGAACAACAGTGGCTCGACAAATACGACCGCGCCGAGCAACTCGACGCCGCCATGCGCGCCTACGTGGACTCCATTGACATCGACGCCAACGGCTGGGAACTCGACTTCACCCTCAACCCCACCCGCGCTTGGGCCATCACCCTCAACGGCGCCCTCACCGACAACGCCCAGAACAACGCCATGCCCGACACCAAGGCCTACTGGAACGAGCACCTCCCCGAATGGCTCGAACTCGCCAACACCGAAGCCGGCCATGCCGGCGCCTACAACGCCACCGTCGCCGGCAGAATGTCCGAGGGTATCGCTTACGTTGACATGGTCCTCCGCAACAAGCGCGACGGACGCCCCCTCAATGGCACCCCCGACTACACCGCCAACATCTTCACCTCCTACACCTTCCTCTACGGCCCCCTTAAGGGCCTCCGCGTTGGCGCCGGCGCCCAATTCATCGGCCCCCGCATCCTCGGCATCAAAAAATACTGGGATCCCGACGTCCGCAACGGTGTCCCCGACGCCGACGGCAACCCCACCGACAAAAACGCCGCCGGTCAGGAAGTCCCCCGCGGCTACTGGCGCGAGGAACCCGGCTACGGCTACAAAACCGACTCCTCCGTCCTCGCCAACGCCATGCTCCGCTACACCTTCAAGCTCTGGCGCCGCGAATTCGTCCTCCAGCTCAACATCAGCAACCTCCTCGGCTTCGACGAATACATCTACTCCGGCGGCGTCGGCAACGCCACTGCCAGCATGAACTACAACTGGGCGCAACTCGACGAGCACGGCATGCCTGTGAAAAAAGCTGCCTCCGCCAAGATAGACGACAGCGGCACCACTACCAACATCCAGTATGCCGGCGGCGCCCAAATCCCGACCGGCTTCCGTTACTCCGTCCCGCGCAAGTTCATCCTTACCTTAAGCACCAGCTTCTAA
- a CDS encoding sialate O-acetylesterase, translated as MRHRPLIACLLSCAAACIFPPAAPAAPIPARVFSDHMVLQRDMRAPVWGWAAPGETVTVSFKGQTVSATADSGGRWRVDLAPLPASAEPAQMRITGDRDTGGGGVVISDIVVGDVWLCSGQSNMEWQVSRSDNAAAEIAAADFPLIRHFEVSREPVTMEPKKTYDKWMVCSPATAGDFTGIGYYFARDIFRRHNVPVGLVNSSWGGTGIETWMSEHAILADRSFRITFYKWIEEITAYPERLAAYDRALANWKSDAAKAGAAGKKFAKQPPRPPESLYGQNKPARLFSAMIAPVIPCALKGAVWYQGEHNAGRPDGYGALLSAMLRDWRARWGQGDFPFVIMQLPNYKSGDASSIKWARLREEQERVAKTEPNTELVVMIDLGNPDDVHPTNKLEAGLRLARTVRARVYGEPIEHMGPAFARAEAEGAGMRVHFSHADGLHAKGGGPAPGFEIAGADREFVWAPARIEGATVYISSPKVAKPVAVRYAWRNAPETDLYNKAGLPAAPFRTDDW; from the coding sequence ATGAGACACCGTCCGCTTATCGCCTGCCTGTTGTCCTGTGCCGCCGCGTGCATATTCCCGCCCGCCGCTCCCGCCGCGCCGATTCCCGCCCGGGTGTTTTCCGACCACATGGTGTTGCAGCGCGACATGCGCGCGCCGGTCTGGGGCTGGGCCGCGCCGGGGGAAACGGTGACAGTCTCTTTCAAGGGGCAAACAGTTTCCGCCACGGCGGATTCCGGCGGGCGCTGGCGCGTGGACCTGGCGCCGCTGCCCGCGTCTGCCGAGCCGGCGCAAATGCGCATCACCGGCGACCGCGACACCGGCGGCGGCGGCGTGGTGATTTCCGATATCGTCGTGGGTGACGTGTGGCTTTGCTCGGGCCAGTCCAACATGGAATGGCAGGTCTCGCGCAGCGACAACGCGGCGGCGGAAATCGCCGCCGCGGATTTTCCGCTTATCCGCCATTTCGAGGTGAGCCGCGAGCCGGTCACGATGGAGCCGAAAAAAACCTATGATAAATGGATGGTCTGCTCGCCCGCGACGGCGGGGGACTTCACCGGCATCGGATATTATTTCGCCCGCGACATTTTCCGGCGGCACAACGTCCCCGTCGGTCTCGTCAACAGTTCGTGGGGCGGCACCGGCATCGAGACATGGATGAGCGAACATGCGATTCTCGCGGACCGGAGCTTCAGGATCACATTCTATAAATGGATCGAGGAAATCACCGCCTATCCCGAACGCCTCGCCGCCTACGACCGCGCGCTGGCAAACTGGAAATCCGATGCCGCCAAGGCCGGGGCCGCCGGAAAGAAGTTCGCCAAACAACCGCCCCGCCCGCCCGAGTCGCTTTACGGGCAAAACAAACCCGCCCGCCTGTTTTCCGCCATGATCGCCCCCGTCATACCCTGCGCGCTCAAGGGCGCGGTCTGGTATCAGGGCGAGCACAACGCGGGCCGCCCCGACGGCTACGGCGCGCTCCTGTCCGCGATGCTCCGCGACTGGCGCGCGAGGTGGGGGCAGGGGGATTTTCCCTTCGTCATCATGCAACTGCCGAATTACAAATCAGGCGATGCCAGCAGTATAAAATGGGCGCGCCTGCGCGAGGAGCAGGAACGCGTGGCCAAAACCGAGCCCAACACCGAACTCGTGGTGATGATCGACCTCGGCAACCCGGACGACGTGCATCCCACCAACAAACTTGAGGCCGGCCTGCGGCTCGCCCGGACGGTGCGGGCGCGCGTGTATGGCGAGCCCATCGAACACATGGGGCCTGCGTTCGCGCGCGCGGAGGCGGAAGGCGCGGGCATGCGCGTGCATTTCTCCCATGCCGACGGCCTGCACGCAAAAGGCGGCGGCCCGGCGCCGGGTTTTGAGATTGCCGGGGCCGACCGGGAATTTGTCTGGGCCCCCGCGCGCATCGAGGGAGCGACGGTTTATATAAGCAGCCCGAAGGTGGCGAAACCCGTGGCGGTGCGCTATGCGTGGAGAAACGCGCCGGAAACCGATTTATATAACAAAGCCGGCCTGCCCGCCGCGCCCTTCCGCACCGACGATTGGTGA
- a CDS encoding autotransporter outer membrane beta-barrel domain-containing protein, giving the protein MKNSSPSQRKLSRLLPLLLCLAPHLEGANREWAATGTGDFADMGNWKDAAPPAAGDTVLINNGGTAVINGASITISRLEAGGTGKDAYGALNIINGGTLTIATYAMIGYNSGNASQWGSAGLGAVTVSGTGSVLKTTSNSIFVGRGNKAVLNIINGGTAISAGEFAIGESASGVLPDGGSGTVNITGAGSNLTATTANIGKNRAGTMFISDGGSANFTGDVTIGNAANSVGELHVNAGGLFSIANNKGLFVGGNTSGAGVLGSRSGLLAGTGTLNLGTGIVTVSRNGTLSAGDNPGEIGTLFIIGSLNLGTVADGGNEKSARLNIDHNSATADLINLSGAVTFGSIIKLDLSSLASIAAVPIITAGANLPALPADIRFTINGAAFSTLDRLAGALPSASLSVSGSQLLMTVASTAANKHLVWTGAVGNTWNLTGTNWREVGGGSLAFLTGDSVTFSTLGGVTSATITADIGQTVSQLALVGDTSYTLAGNFSADGSLGNTLLTGTSGKLLLGASGTAFNGTLTLTGNNNFLGGVELHSGTLSVATVRNLGASLSSVTFAGTDASASTLLITDDITFDFYSNASGDPVGSDNLLINPGVNATVQMAAGKSLTFAQNSGGMFGPAIVNQGNLAIRTDGGTVTFDSLNASTPTAYGGAVANPGTLSIDDALFISNTVGGRGGAIYNSGNLTLHTTHTAAHTGNAALGEGSTAAASAGGFLYMGNNSTATLDITGRLTIGDASSLANQTDSIASLNADATLTKTGTGTLVLNADNTHYTGAFNLVAGTVQVNGASALFGGAINGAGNLVLNNTGDNLAFASGDFHGTLRLQGTAGGGASYHLDTVAGMAPTRSILAASHLQLATGGTLSIGSGSYALRGLDFAGGDFHTTRDGFAFSGTLRVGGTLALSDPVSSKIIFDDFNPGDSMGSLYTGGGGSVFSLDEAGANAVLLIAADTLAAGHAGRTVKLYANDGATAIATSQTIALDANAVGTFENMAVAITGSAGAGLYMDSLLQKIEILLGKTFTLASDSATDNALLNTTITGAGNLSIAATGTHITLGAANSYTGETRVTTGTLRLTAAGALGDTSDLVIQSGAGVLLDGDTVYGNTQSIGAYTGTAGARLSLGTGTLAVTAAKGTGLFNDNGATTDLGAAGHLILNGGHITGVLTADAANAALLDIATGTTTIGSANTALNITATIAAGATLRLTDGGALGTGAIAFDGTLELAATGANTHFHNTFAGVTGTAAVGHGTILKTGSGAMTIASSNPDLNVPVVIEQGRLVAGAFDALGVSVITTQAGGVMEFSGVEGTLTNTIAGDGTLAFTNGARVTIDSEYAIPSIEISSAAAVTAGHLLALGGTTSKISVTGGASLIIDTYDNATRNFDLGELHLSGGGALRFTPAGTTFRKAIVNRLTGSGGVLAFNVDFKTVRDQATAALSPVIPVGRAANHVTVTTAGTGTHGVFVINANPAFTAPLDGSFTPLIDTASGDATRFQLVDAAGAPIPYYESGLVALKLVKGGEDESTYTDNPDRWYLADSGLASVADAIIGTAAMAGKDWHYSVDALYLRMGDVRAGLAESDSGRTGNVWARGRGYRLKANYKLLGRPFDETLYGVTAGADCTFRPHEEVTLLAGVFFDGGRVTRDFVNYGSGESSTFGAGVYGSILFESGWHGDLVLKSDRSKNSFDARTVDGRVTNGDYNSNAEGFSAELGRRFQLKHDWWFESSVQLATAWLNGVDYEALTSESPIPVRVDGSRSTQYRGGLRVGRDLGRLNPYAKIAWAKTDTSGGVIHAHTRAFDPGMNGWRFETGAGVSIRLSDRSALYLDYEYATADAYQRPWSFNLGYRTLW; this is encoded by the coding sequence ATGAAAAACAGCTCGCCTTCGCAACGGAAACTTTCGCGCCTCCTCCCGCTTCTCCTCTGCCTCGCCCCGCACCTCGAGGGGGCGAATCGCGAATGGGCCGCCACCGGCACCGGCGATTTCGCCGACATGGGCAACTGGAAGGACGCCGCCCCGCCCGCCGCCGGAGACACCGTACTCATCAACAACGGAGGCACCGCCGTCATCAACGGTGCCTCCATCACCATCAGCCGCCTTGAGGCAGGCGGCACTGGCAAGGACGCTTACGGCGCGCTCAACATCATCAACGGAGGTACCCTCACCATCGCCACCTATGCCATGATCGGCTACAACAGCGGCAACGCCTCCCAATGGGGCAGTGCCGGCCTCGGTGCCGTCACCGTCAGCGGCACCGGATCCGTTCTCAAAACCACCTCCAACTCCATTTTCGTCGGACGCGGCAACAAGGCCGTCCTCAACATCATCAACGGCGGAACCGCCATCTCTGCTGGCGAGTTCGCCATCGGCGAATCCGCCTCCGGCGTTCTCCCCGACGGCGGCAGCGGCACCGTCAACATCACCGGCGCTGGCTCAAACCTCACCGCCACCACCGCCAACATCGGCAAAAACCGCGCAGGCACCATGTTCATCTCCGACGGCGGCTCCGCCAACTTTACCGGCGATGTCACCATCGGCAACGCCGCCAACTCCGTCGGCGAACTCCACGTCAACGCTGGCGGCCTCTTCAGCATCGCCAATAACAAGGGCCTCTTCGTCGGCGGCAACACCAGCGGCGCCGGCGTCCTCGGCAGCCGCTCCGGCCTCCTCGCCGGCACCGGCACCCTCAACCTCGGCACCGGCATTGTCACCGTCTCCCGCAACGGCACCCTCTCCGCCGGCGACAACCCCGGCGAAATCGGCACCCTCTTTATCATCGGCAGCCTCAACCTCGGCACCGTTGCCGACGGTGGCAATGAGAAGTCCGCCCGCCTCAACATTGACCACAACTCCGCCACCGCCGACCTCATCAACCTCTCCGGTGCCGTCACCTTCGGCAGCATCATAAAATTAGACCTCTCCTCGCTCGCCAGCATCGCCGCCGTTCCCATCATCACCGCTGGCGCCAACCTCCCCGCGCTCCCCGCCGATATCCGTTTTACCATCAACGGTGCCGCCTTCTCTACCCTCGACCGCCTCGCCGGTGCGCTGCCCTCTGCCTCGCTCTCCGTCAGCGGCTCCCAACTCCTCATGACCGTCGCCTCCACCGCCGCCAACAAACACCTCGTCTGGACGGGCGCGGTCGGCAACACATGGAACCTCACCGGTACCAACTGGCGCGAAGTCGGCGGAGGTTCTCTTGCCTTTCTCACCGGCGACTCCGTCACCTTCTCCACCCTTGGTGGCGTGACCAGCGCCACCATCACCGCCGACATCGGCCAGACCGTCTCCCAACTCGCCCTTGTCGGCGACACCAGCTATACTCTCGCCGGCAACTTCAGTGCCGACGGCTCCCTCGGCAACACCCTCCTCACCGGCACTTCCGGCAAACTCCTTCTCGGCGCGAGCGGTACCGCTTTCAACGGCACGCTCACTCTCACCGGCAACAACAACTTCCTCGGTGGCGTGGAACTCCACTCCGGCACCCTCAGCGTCGCCACCGTCCGCAACCTCGGCGCCAGCCTCTCCAGCGTCACCTTCGCCGGCACCGATGCGAGCGCTTCCACCCTGCTCATCACCGACGACATCACCTTCGATTTCTACTCTAACGCCTCTGGTGACCCCGTCGGGTCGGACAACTTGCTAATCAACCCCGGCGTAAACGCCACCGTCCAGATGGCTGCCGGCAAATCGCTCACCTTCGCCCAAAACAGCGGCGGCATGTTTGGCCCGGCCATTGTCAATCAGGGCAATCTCGCCATCCGCACCGATGGCGGCACGGTCACTTTCGATAGCCTCAATGCAAGCACACCCACTGCCTACGGCGGGGCGGTTGCCAACCCCGGCACCCTCTCCATCGACGACGCCCTCTTCATCTCCAACACCGTGGGCGGTCGTGGCGGGGCCATCTATAACTCCGGTAATCTCACCCTCCACACGACCCACACCGCCGCCCACACCGGCAACGCCGCCTTGGGTGAAGGCTCCACCGCCGCCGCCTCTGCAGGCGGCTTCCTCTACATGGGGAACAATTCCACCGCCACCCTCGACATCACCGGCCGCCTCACCATCGGAGACGCCTCCTCGCTCGCAAACCAAACCGACTCCATCGCCAGCCTCAATGCCGACGCGACCCTCACCAAGACCGGCACCGGCACCCTCGTCCTCAACGCCGACAACACCCACTACACCGGCGCATTCAACCTCGTCGCCGGCACCGTGCAGGTCAATGGCGCCAGCGCCCTCTTCGGCGGCGCCATCAACGGCGCGGGCAACCTTGTCCTCAACAACACCGGCGACAACCTCGCCTTCGCCTCCGGCGACTTCCACGGCACCCTCCGGCTTCAGGGCACCGCTGGCGGCGGGGCCAGCTATCACCTCGACACCGTCGCCGGCATGGCCCCGACCAGAAGCATACTCGCCGCCTCCCATCTCCAACTCGCCACCGGCGGCACGCTCTCCATCGGCAGCGGCTCCTACGCCCTCCGCGGACTCGACTTCGCCGGCGGCGATTTCCACACCACCCGCGACGGCTTCGCCTTTTCCGGCACTCTCCGTGTCGGCGGCACCCTCGCGCTCAGCGACCCGGTGAGCAGCAAAATCATCTTCGACGACTTCAACCCTGGCGACTCGATGGGCAGTCTCTACACCGGCGGCGGCGGCAGCGTCTTTTCCCTCGACGAAGCCGGAGCCAATGCCGTCCTCCTCATCGCCGCCGACACCCTCGCCGCCGGCCACGCTGGCCGCACCGTCAAACTCTACGCCAACGACGGCGCCACCGCCATCGCCACCTCTCAAACCATCGCCCTCGACGCCAACGCCGTCGGCACCTTCGAAAACATGGCCGTCGCCATCACCGGCAGCGCCGGCGCGGGCCTCTACATGGATTCTCTCCTCCAAAAAATCGAAATCCTCCTCGGCAAAACCTTCACCCTCGCCTCCGATTCCGCCACCGACAACGCCCTCCTTAACACCACCATCACCGGCGCGGGCAACCTCTCCATTGCCGCCACCGGCACCCATATCACCCTCGGCGCGGCCAACAGTTACACCGGCGAGACCCGCGTCACCACCGGCACCTTGCGCCTCACCGCCGCCGGCGCCCTCGGCGACACCTCCGACCTCGTCATCCAGTCCGGCGCCGGCGTCCTCCTCGACGGCGACACCGTTTACGGCAACACCCAGTCCATCGGCGCCTACACCGGCACGGCCGGCGCGCGGCTCAGCCTCGGCACCGGCACCCTTGCCGTGACCGCCGCCAAGGGCACCGGCCTCTTCAACGACAACGGCGCGACCACCGACCTCGGCGCCGCCGGACACCTCATCCTCAACGGCGGCCACATCACCGGCGTCCTCACCGCCGACGCCGCCAACGCCGCCCTCCTCGACATCGCCACCGGCACCACCACCATCGGCTCCGCCAACACCGCCTTGAACATCACCGCCACCATCGCAGCCGGGGCCACCCTGCGTCTCACCGACGGCGGGGCGCTCGGCACCGGTGCCATCGCCTTCGACGGCACGCTGGAACTCGCCGCCACCGGCGCAAACACCCATTTCCACAATACCTTTGCCGGCGTCACCGGCACCGCCGCCGTCGGCCACGGCACCATCCTAAAAACCGGCTCCGGCGCGATGACCATCGCCAGTTCAAACCCGGACTTGAACGTCCCCGTCGTCATCGAACAAGGCCGGCTCGTCGCGGGCGCGTTCGACGCGCTCGGCGTGAGCGTCATCACCACGCAAGCCGGCGGCGTGATGGAATTCAGCGGCGTCGAGGGCACCCTCACCAACACCATCGCCGGCGACGGCACCCTTGCCTTCACCAACGGCGCCCGCGTGACCATCGACAGCGAATACGCCATCCCCAGCATCGAAATCAGCAGCGCCGCCGCCGTCACCGCCGGCCACCTCCTCGCCCTCGGCGGCACGACCTCCAAAATCAGCGTCACCGGCGGCGCCAGCCTCATCATCGACACCTACGACAACGCCACCCGGAATTTCGACCTCGGCGAACTCCACCTCTCCGGCGGTGGCGCCCTCCGTTTCACTCCTGCCGGCACCACTTTTCGCAAGGCCATCGTCAACCGGCTCACCGGCTCGGGCGGCGTCCTCGCCTTCAACGTCGATTTCAAGACCGTGCGCGACCAAGCCACCGCGGCCCTCTCTCCCGTCATCCCCGTGGGCCGCGCCGCCAACCACGTCACCGTCACGACCGCCGGGACCGGCACCCACGGCGTGTTTGTCATCAACGCCAACCCCGCCTTCACCGCCCCGCTCGACGGCTCCTTTACGCCCCTCATCGACACCGCCTCGGGCGATGCCACGCGTTTCCAGTTGGTCGATGCCGCCGGCGCGCCGATTCCCTACTACGAGTCCGGCCTCGTCGCGCTCAAACTCGTGAAGGGCGGCGAGGACGAGTCCACCTACACCGACAACCCCGACCGTTGGTATCTCGCCGACAGCGGCCTGGCCTCCGTGGCCGACGCCATCATCGGCACCGCCGCCATGGCCGGCAAGGACTGGCACTACTCCGTTGACGCCCTTTACCTGCGCATGGGCGACGTGCGCGCCGGCCTGGCGGAATCGGATTCCGGCCGCACCGGCAACGTGTGGGCGCGCGGGCGCGGCTACCGCCTGAAGGCAAACTACAAGCTCCTCGGGCGCCCCTTCGACGAGACGCTTTACGGCGTCACCGCTGGCGCGGACTGCACTTTCCGCCCGCACGAGGAGGTCACCCTGCTCGCCGGCGTGTTCTTTGACGGAGGCCGCGTGACCCGCGATTTTGTCAACTACGGCAGCGGCGAAAGCAGCACTTTTGGCGCGGGCGTCTATGGTTCCATCCTCTTCGAAAGCGGCTGGCATGGCGACCTCGTGCTGAAAAGCGACCGCTCCAAGAACAGCTTCGATGCCCGCACCGTGGACGGCCGTGTGACCAACGGCGACTACAACAGCAACGCCGAGGGTTTCTCCGCCGAACTCGGACGCCGCTTCCAGCTCAAGCACGACTGGTGGTTCGAGTCCTCCGTGCAACTCGCGACGGCCTGGCTCAACGGCGTGGACTACGAGGCGCTGACCTCGGAAAGTCCCATCCCCGTGCGCGTGGACGGCTCCCGCTCCACCCAGTATCGCGGCGGCCTGCGCGTCGGGCGCGATCTCGGGCGCCTGAACCCCTATGCAAAAATCGCCTGGGCCAAAACCGACACCTCCGGCGGTGTCATCCACGCCCACACCCGTGCCTTCGATCCCGGCATGAACGGCTGGCGCTTCGAGACCGGCGCCGGCGTGTCCATCCGTCTCTCCGACCGCAGCGCGTTGTATCTGGACTATGAATACGCAACGGCTGACGCCTATCAGCGCCCCTGGAGCTTCAATCTCGGCTACCGCACGCTATGGTAA